A genomic window from Vitis riparia cultivar Riparia Gloire de Montpellier isolate 1030 chromosome 18, EGFV_Vit.rip_1.0, whole genome shotgun sequence includes:
- the LOC117907599 gene encoding probable disease resistance protein At1g52660 isoform X1, with the protein MDRINEIFDAAITAERAVHDLPETLEYLRDAMVILKHKAKDVKAAVDYAEENRKMRRTHEVSNWLLSVEVLEKKVMEILQKGDREIQQKCLGNRFPKNYRSSYKIGKIASETIGVVTELRHRGDFSIVATRLPRADVDERPMEKTVGLDRMYAEVCRCIQDEEPGIIGLYGMGGTGKTTLMTKVNNEFLCIHDFEVVIWVVVSRPASVGKVQEVISNKLDIPDDRWGNRTEDEKAVEIFKILKAKRFVMLLDDVWERLDLKKVGIPSPNSQNRSKVILTTRSRDVCRDMEAQQILEMERLTQDEAINLFMEKVGKTTLNSHPDIPQLAEIAAKECQGLPLALVTIGRAMAGKNSPQEWEPAIRMLKTYSSKFSASTVAPFASSQWSYDVFLSFRGEDVRFTFAAHLYAALHRRGVNTFFDDYEIRRGESISPTLVKAIEGSRSSIILLSQNYAGSSWCLEELVKILECRKTMGQLVLPIFYNVDPADVRGHKGSFGEALVKLENTLKHDIDKVKNWREALTEVANLAGWNSQNKLTTCICIIPGRSEPTFIKEIAIDVLKRVFGLSAGDAKAIVKENSRIQNKEVVPGPHSTTVHIAGQSGISARGRRPPIENVGEELIDSDSGYDDVESILTKVWTNL; encoded by the exons ATGGATCGTATAAACGAAATCTTTGATGCTGCCATCACTGCCGAACGTGCAGTTCATGATCTGCCAGAAACCCTTGAATATTTGAGAGACGCCATGGTGATCCTGAAGCACAAGGCTAAAGATGTGAAGGCCGCGGTGGATTATGCTGAGGAAAACCGCAAGATGCGACGGACACATGAAGTGAGTAACTGGCTCCTCAGTGTAGAAGTCTTGGAAAAGAAAGTGATGGAGATACTGCAGAAGGGTGATCGGGAAATCCAGCAGAAATGTCTCGGAAACCGCTTTCCCAAGAATTACCGGTCAAGCTACAAGATCGGGAAGATAGCAAGTGAAACGATTGGTGTTGTCACTGAACTGAGGCACAGAGGCGATTTCAGCATTGTGGCTACTAGGCTGCCTAGAGCTGATGTGGATGAGCGGCCAATGGAGAAGACTGTGGGCTTGGATCGGATGTATGCAGAGGTTTGCAGATGCATCCAAGATGAAGAACCGGGAATTATTGGATTGTATGGTATGGGGGGTACCGGGAAAACTACCCTCATGACCAAAGTGAATAATGAGTTCTTATGCATTCATGACTTTGAAGTAGTCATCTGGGTTGTAGTATCCAGGCCAGCAAGTGTGGGAAAAGTACAAGAAGTTATTAGCAACAAGTTAGACATCCCGGATGATAGATGGGGAAACAGAACTGAGGACGAAAAAGCAgtagaaattttcaaaatcttgaagGCAAAAAGGTTTGTGATGCTGCTAGATGATGTATGGGAGCGTCTTGATCTCAAAAAAGTGGGGATTCCTTCACCTAATTCCCAAAACAGGTCCAAAGTAATATTAACAACCCGCTCTCGGGATGTTTGTCGGGATATGGAAGCTCAACAAATCCTTGAGATGGAGCGTTTGACACAAGATGAGGCCATTAATTTGTTCATGGAGAAGGTTGGAAAGACTACTCTAAATTCACATCCGGATATACCCCAACTCGCTGAAATTGCTGCTAAAGAATGCCAAGGCTTACCACTTGCACTTGTTACTATTGGGCGAGCTATGGCTGGCAAGAACTCTCCACAAGAATGGGAGCCAGCAATACGAATGTTGAAGACTTATTCATCAAAGTTTTCAG CTTCCACGGTGGCTCCTTTTGCTTCTTCTCAATGGAGTTATGATGTGTTCCTTAGTTTTAGAGGAGAAGACGTCCGCTTTACCTTTGCTGCTCATCTCTATGCAGCCTTGCACAGGAGAGGAGTCAACACTTTCTTTGATGACTACGAGATTAGGAGAGGCGAATCCATATCTCCAACACTCGTAAAAGCAATTGAAGGATCAAGGTCTTCTATCATACTTCTCTCTCAAAACTATGCCGGTTCAAGTTGGTGCTTAGAGGAACTAGTCAAGATACTAGAATGCAGGAAAACCATGGGACAACTGGTTCTGCCCATTTTCTACAATGTGGATCCAGCAGATGTGCGAGGACACAAAGGGAGCTTCGGAGAGGCCTTGGTTAAGCTTGAAAATACTTTGAAGCATGATATAGACAAGGTGAAGAATTGGAGGGAGGCCCTTACTGAAGTTGCCAATTTAGCTGGCTGGAATTCACAGAATAA GCTTACTACATGCATCTGCATAATACCTGGCAGGTCTGAGCCTACGTTTATCAAGGAAATCGCCATTGATGTTTTGAAAAGAGTGTTTGGATTATCGGCAGGTGATGCTAAGGCAATAGTAAAAGAAAATTCCCGTATACAAAACAAGGAAGTGGTACCAGGTCCACACTCAACCACTGTTCACATTGCAGGACAGTCTGGCATAAGTGCTAGAGGTAGGAGACCACCCATTGAAAATGTTGGGGAAGAATTAATTGACTCAGACTCAGGATATGATGACGTGGAATCCATATTAACAAAAGTATGGACAAATTTATGA
- the LOC117907599 gene encoding probable disease resistance protein At1g52660 isoform X2: protein MDRINEIFDAAITAERAVHDLPETLEYLRDAMVILKHKAKDVKAAVDYAEENRKMRRTHEVSNWLLSVEVLEKKVMEILQKGDREIQQKCLGNRFPKNYRSSYKIGKIASETIGVVTELRHRGDFSIVATRLPRADVDERPMEKTVGLDRMYAEVCRCIQDEEPGIIGLYGMGGTGKTTLMTKVNNEFLCIHDFEVVIWVVVSRPASVGKVQEVISNKLDIPDDRWGNRTEDEKAVEIFKILKAKRFVMLLDDVWERLDLKKVGIPSPNSQNRSKVILTTRSRDVCRDMEAQQILEMERLTQDEAINLFMEKVGKTTLNSHPDIPQLAEIAAKECQGLPLALVTIGRAMAGKNSPQEWEPAIRMLKTYSSKFSASTVAPFASSQWSYDVFLSFRGEDVRFTFAAHLYAALHRRGVNTFFDDYEIRRGESISPTLVKAIEGSRSSIILLSQNYAGSSWCLEELVKILECRKTMGQLVLPIFYNVDPADVRGHKGSFGEALVKLENTLKHDIDKVKNWREALTEVANLAGWNSQNKSEPTFIKEIAIDVLKRVFGLSAGDAKAIVKENSRIQNKEVVPGPHSTTVHIAGQSGISARGRRPPIENVGEELIDSDSGYDDVESILTKVWTNL, encoded by the exons ATGGATCGTATAAACGAAATCTTTGATGCTGCCATCACTGCCGAACGTGCAGTTCATGATCTGCCAGAAACCCTTGAATATTTGAGAGACGCCATGGTGATCCTGAAGCACAAGGCTAAAGATGTGAAGGCCGCGGTGGATTATGCTGAGGAAAACCGCAAGATGCGACGGACACATGAAGTGAGTAACTGGCTCCTCAGTGTAGAAGTCTTGGAAAAGAAAGTGATGGAGATACTGCAGAAGGGTGATCGGGAAATCCAGCAGAAATGTCTCGGAAACCGCTTTCCCAAGAATTACCGGTCAAGCTACAAGATCGGGAAGATAGCAAGTGAAACGATTGGTGTTGTCACTGAACTGAGGCACAGAGGCGATTTCAGCATTGTGGCTACTAGGCTGCCTAGAGCTGATGTGGATGAGCGGCCAATGGAGAAGACTGTGGGCTTGGATCGGATGTATGCAGAGGTTTGCAGATGCATCCAAGATGAAGAACCGGGAATTATTGGATTGTATGGTATGGGGGGTACCGGGAAAACTACCCTCATGACCAAAGTGAATAATGAGTTCTTATGCATTCATGACTTTGAAGTAGTCATCTGGGTTGTAGTATCCAGGCCAGCAAGTGTGGGAAAAGTACAAGAAGTTATTAGCAACAAGTTAGACATCCCGGATGATAGATGGGGAAACAGAACTGAGGACGAAAAAGCAgtagaaattttcaaaatcttgaagGCAAAAAGGTTTGTGATGCTGCTAGATGATGTATGGGAGCGTCTTGATCTCAAAAAAGTGGGGATTCCTTCACCTAATTCCCAAAACAGGTCCAAAGTAATATTAACAACCCGCTCTCGGGATGTTTGTCGGGATATGGAAGCTCAACAAATCCTTGAGATGGAGCGTTTGACACAAGATGAGGCCATTAATTTGTTCATGGAGAAGGTTGGAAAGACTACTCTAAATTCACATCCGGATATACCCCAACTCGCTGAAATTGCTGCTAAAGAATGCCAAGGCTTACCACTTGCACTTGTTACTATTGGGCGAGCTATGGCTGGCAAGAACTCTCCACAAGAATGGGAGCCAGCAATACGAATGTTGAAGACTTATTCATCAAAGTTTTCAG CTTCCACGGTGGCTCCTTTTGCTTCTTCTCAATGGAGTTATGATGTGTTCCTTAGTTTTAGAGGAGAAGACGTCCGCTTTACCTTTGCTGCTCATCTCTATGCAGCCTTGCACAGGAGAGGAGTCAACACTTTCTTTGATGACTACGAGATTAGGAGAGGCGAATCCATATCTCCAACACTCGTAAAAGCAATTGAAGGATCAAGGTCTTCTATCATACTTCTCTCTCAAAACTATGCCGGTTCAAGTTGGTGCTTAGAGGAACTAGTCAAGATACTAGAATGCAGGAAAACCATGGGACAACTGGTTCTGCCCATTTTCTACAATGTGGATCCAGCAGATGTGCGAGGACACAAAGGGAGCTTCGGAGAGGCCTTGGTTAAGCTTGAAAATACTTTGAAGCATGATATAGACAAGGTGAAGAATTGGAGGGAGGCCCTTACTGAAGTTGCCAATTTAGCTGGCTGGAATTCACAGAATAA GTCTGAGCCTACGTTTATCAAGGAAATCGCCATTGATGTTTTGAAAAGAGTGTTTGGATTATCGGCAGGTGATGCTAAGGCAATAGTAAAAGAAAATTCCCGTATACAAAACAAGGAAGTGGTACCAGGTCCACACTCAACCACTGTTCACATTGCAGGACAGTCTGGCATAAGTGCTAGAGGTAGGAGACCACCCATTGAAAATGTTGGGGAAGAATTAATTGACTCAGACTCAGGATATGATGACGTGGAATCCATATTAACAAAAGTATGGACAAATTTATGA